In Methanoregula sp., the sequence TAGGGCCTGGATTCGTGTCTCAGAATCCATCTCCGGGCTCTTGCTCCCACAACCCGTACCGATTACAGGCTTGTTGGGCCGTTACCCCAACAACAACCTAATCGGCCGCAGACCCATCCTAAGGCGGCTGACCTTTCGACTACAAAGCATTCCAGCATTCATAGCCTATGGGGTATTATCCCCAGTTTCCCGGGGTTATCCCCCACCTTAGGTTAGATTGTCCACGTGTTACTGAGCAGTATGCCGAGGTCTTACACCTCTCGACTCGCATGGCTTAATCGAACTCCGATAGCAGTGGCCTCTGGCAGGATCAACCAGAATTTTAATTGTACATTGTACGCACACGTATCTGAACTTGTTTTAAGGAATTAGCGGTTATTAAACAAATTTCCGCATTGCCAGTACCAACGTCAGAACCAACTCTGGTCAAGCCAGGTATCGTTGGATCTCCATCAAAGAAAATTTATGGTGAATTTATTGTCGTGATTTTTCACGCATTCACGGGCTTACAATGTAGGCTTCAAGGATATTTATACCTTGTTACCTGCATTGTTTTCCCATCAGAACCAAGGCCGGTTAAACCGGAGTGCTTGGTTCCTCATCGAACCTTTTTTGTTCAGTGAATATCGTCGTGTTTTTCACGCGTTCACGGGCTTACAATGTAGGCTTCAAGGATATTTATACCTTGTTACCTGCATTGTTTTCCCATCAGAACCAGCGCCGGTGACCGGCGTGCCTGGTTCCTCATCAAACGGTATCTGAACAGTGGACATCGTCGTGTTTTTTCACGCGTCCACGGGCTTACAACATAGGATTCAAGGATATTTAAACCTTGTTGCCTGCGTTGTTTTTCCCTCGGAACCGACACCCGTTCCCGAAGGGGGGTTTCGTCGGTTTGTCATCAGATTTTGTGGATCTACATATAACACAGCCAACCATTTAAACATTTTCCACCCCCCGTGCCCGGTTTCTTCCCCGTATTTTATTTTCAGAAAACTATTTTTTTGGGACATAAAGACAAAACTGGTTGGAAACCTGATTTATGCCTCGTTTTCCGGATTTTTACCCCTTTTTTCCTGTACTGCGCGTACTGGCCGGAACCCTTCCGGGCTCACTTTTTTTCTTAAGAAGAATTACGGAGCGCATTTTTGGATACGTGCGGTTTATCGTCGTGGATAGTGCAATTTGCAAAAAAATCGTCCAAACCCTTGCCGCAATCGCGCATTGGAAGAACACACCGGAAAGTGAACTTCCTGGCTGGTTTTGCACTACTATAGTACGTGCCATGTTCCGCGCAATCGCGCATTTTTTCCGGGCCGTAATGTGAAAAGCGGGGGGGCTGCGGCACTAGTAAAGGAAGTCATCCACAATTGAGGCAATGTCTGATGAGTTTTGCTGCATTACAAACTTGCACCAACTAAGGCTCCCGACTTATATTGTATGTTACTTGGTTTTGTATGCCCAACCATATACAGTGGTCTTAGACTTATGATATCGCAGATCTATTTTCCTCAAAGTTATCCCACGGCTGCTTCGTTAGGCAAAAATCCCTGAATTCACCTTTTCTTACGGTAAGTTTACTGACTCACCAAAAAAAATAGGATACGGTCACTTCCGATCCGGTCAACCCTCAAGACACTTAGTCCAACCACAAGATCTAACCGCCCCTGCTTTCGAAGGAGAAACCAATGGATCGTATCTGACCGCTTTGACCACAATCCGACCACCCATCCACCCCAATAAAAAGAAACCCTATGACATATGAACGATCGAAAAGCGAATCCTCAATGCACATAGAGAGTTCAAGTCAAAACAAAACTCGTGTGGGCTGATGCATTTGAGTATATTGCATTTACATTCACAATGTGTTTTTCTGCACGCCACTTTGATAACGATGTATTCGCATTAATATGCCATCGGTTGACATTACCTGAAAGTCCTTTCTCAACTTTTATCGTCCTGGATATTCCACTGATTCTACTATCGTCATAAGCTAATGGACCCCCTTTCACATATGACGCCAAATAAACTTCGATAAGTAACTCATCCCCTTCCGCTAAATTTGTCGATCCCGTTATATCGAATATTTCTCCGCGAGGGTGATCTCCAATTTTATCAATCATGATCCATTTTTCATCAGGATTGACTTGAGAGTTATGAACTGTCGAATTAAGTTCCAAAGATATACTCTGCTGCGAATGAGCTACTTCAATATTTGGAGTAATCGTTGTTGTGATATCCGGGGAATATCGGGATGAATCAATACAGCCACATGTAAGGATACAAAAAATGCAGATTATCGAAATCCACACAGGTTGAGTTTTCATGGCGAATACCTTGTAAAAATATTAGAGACTAGAATTATATTAATTAAACAACCTCGATTTTTAGTTCCTCGCCCGAATTTTAGATATCCCCAAATCACCGCACTACACTTCCCGCTGATGTTCCCAAAAACCTAGCCCGGCCCCCCACTCAACCATTAGGCCAGCTGGATCAACCTCACTCCGCAAATTTTTGTTGAATAATCCCCTAAATTTCCATGAAAAAAGCGGATTGGGACTGGGAGGTCATGAGGGTCGGACCACTTTTTTGAATCAGAGCAACCCCGATGACAACGTCAGCACAGTATCAAAATGACTAGGCCCACCCAAATTTTAACTATGCAAAATCAGAAAATGCCAGAACGGAACAAAAATCCCTGAACAGCGGGTCGTGGTTATCAAAGTACACTGCCCGACCCCCCTCATCCAAAAAGCTACCAGTATTAATGTTACAATGCAAATTTATCGTCATAAAAACTTACCATTTATTATGCAAAAAGCGGATAAAATAGTAAGGGCCTTGAGGGGGTCGGACCACTTTTTTGAATCAGAGCAACCCCATGACAGTTGCAGTACGGTATCAAAATAACCGGACATCCCCACATTTTAACGACAGCATATCCTGAAATATCAGACAGAATCAACAAGCACGGAACAGCAAGTTGCAGTTATCAATGTACACCGCCAGACCCCCCCATTTCCCCGTTCAGCCGACCACCAAGGATTTATCGGTCTCTCTCATTCTCCTTGATCAGGATCATTCCTTCTCTCCAACCCTGTGTTCTGTTATTCGTATCACGGGAATTTAGGAGAGCAACAGCCGTAACTGATAGCGCGGCTGATACCAGACGAGGAAAATTATGGCACATTTCAACCAGAGAGCCGGAACAAAGAGTGCAGTCCACCGTTTAAAAAACCCGTTTCCGGATATAATGGCGTTCAACGCTGTTGTCCAGTCATCCATCCTGAAAAATCCCCTTGGGTGCACATCGTACCATACGGTGAAAAAGCATTATCGACCGGTCCAGAAGGTTCGTGAGATGTACACCGCGAAATTCGTATATGAAGATGCGATGCAGAAACGGATCGGGGCCGGGCACGAAACGTACGACTCGGTCGAAGGATACCAGTTAGGTATCGCCGCGGTGATCTCCAATATGGCGAATATCGCTGCCCATCGCGGAAAGGCCCGGCACCTTCCCGATGCCGACCACTTCTCCGTGATCCTGAAATGCCATGATCCGAACGGCGAGTTATACTTCCTGAGTATCGCCCGGGACCGGGTGACCGTGTCTTCCTATAGTGATGATGCGATCCGGAAGCGGGTTGAAGATTGGGCGGATAGCGTTCCGGCACTGGAATAATTCCGGGAAGAAATACCGTAACCGCAATAAGAATCCCGCATTACAAGGGGAAATCTCCAAAAAAAAAGATCCCGTTACTCCTTCTTACCCAGGAGAACGAGGAAACCGCAAATTCCAAGACCGGCAAGGGGAATGACTGCCGGAAGCCCGGACTTTGTCGGCTGGGGCACCGGATTCACGGAGGCTGGTTTGGCCGGCGTAGAACCTGGAACGAGCGTCCCGGATATCTCCGTATAGCTTCCCCCGTTAACAGTTACTGCCGAGGTCCATTCCGCAAACCCACCCTGGCGGAGCACGAGCGTGTGGCTTCCCGCAGGAATGTTCGCCAGCACCATGGGGGTAACACCGCTGTACTTGTTGTCAAGGTAGATGCCGGCTCCGGAGGGGACAGAACCAACGATGAGCTGACCCGTGGTATCGGGAGCCGCACCGGGGGTTACCGGTACCATAGACGCGGTAATCTGCTTTGTTTTCCCTGCCTGGACAACGGCAGTCTGGGTGAATGTCTGGTAATCCTGCATAGAAAGACTGACCGTGTAGGTGCCCGGTGCAAGCTGGGTGACATAGACAGGATCGCCCGGATAGGTTATACCCTGGTAATTATTGTTCACATACACCGCGGCTCCCGGGGGGACGGACTGGATCTGGAGATCCCCGTAGATGGGCGACTGCGTATACGGCTCCATCCCGATCGCGGTGGGGAAGGTCTCGCCGGCAGTGATGGAGAACCGGGTCGTGGAATCATAATAGCCGGGCTTCTTGAGAAGAAGCGTGTGGCTTCCCGGGGCAAGAGGAATGGTCTGCTCACCGTTTCCATAGTAGACGCCATCGATGTAAATGTCCGCCTCGAAGGGATTGAGGTCAAGCCACCCGTACGAGACCGGGTTTGGTACCAGGATTGCATTGATTACTTCCGTTCCTATATCCCCGACACCCTCGTACGTGCTCCAGGTCTGGTACCCGGGCATGGATACGGTAATGGTGTGCCAGGTATTGGGCGATACCCCAAAATCATCGGGGGTAGAGTAGCCGCAATGGTAATCGACACAGAAGGAGGCACCTGACGGTTCAGAGTAGACACGGTACTGCGTAGTGTCCGCCGCAGCCGGGGCAATGCCCAAAACAAGACAGGCAAGTATCACACAGGCGACTACGAGGGTTCGGTAATGAATGGACATGATAAAGAAGAGTCTCGCCGCGGCTAATATAAAAACGGGTCGGGTTCGATGCACAGCACCCGATTGTTTTTCGTTCCGGGGCCGGTACCCGAAATTCAGGGGGTCGGGGATCCCCCGGTCATTTCGACAAGCGCGGGGATAATGACATGCGGTCCGGTGATGGCCCGCTAACGGTCCTGGTCCCGGAGTATGCACGATTACCTGGCCAGGTAACAGGGAGTGTCGCCTGATATAACTTCATAACACCCTTTTATAAAAAAAAGATAAATTTTGTTGAGCAATTGCCCCCATTGCAAAAAAGGCCCCTTATGGGAAGTATTTCCATTACCGGTTGTTTCCGGGGTCACACCCTTATTTCGTGCTACCCGCAAAACCGGTACGCCCCTTCCGGCACGGTTATCTCGAACCGCACACCCTGACCGGGTTCTCCGGTCTCCCGGATCGTAATGCCAGTGATTGCAAGGATCTCATGGGAGAGGAAGAGTCCAAAGCCGGTATGCTTTCCGAACCCTCGTTCAAACAGATGTTCTTTGTCCTCATTACGTATCCCGATACCATTGTCCTCATAGAATATTACCAGTCTGCTGTCGGTATTCTTACAAGAGAAGCGGACTTCTGTTGCATGCATCCCGTGTCTCTGGGTGTTCTCAATAAGCGTATAGACAACCCGCTCGAAGAGCGGATCGACAAAGACTTCGAGTTTGTCGATCAACGGGTCTTTGACTATACGGGCAAACGCGAGGGATTGGGATGTATGGGTGATGAGATCACCCACATTCTGCCACTTCGGGCTTTTGATACCGATCTCCTGGTATTCTTTCGTTAAGGAGATCTGGTTGAAGATCGTAGTGCTTGCCCGTTCGGCAAGTTCGATCAACTTCTTATATTTCTGATCGGTCAATGCCTCAGACATTATCTGGACACACCCCTGGAGCGCGGTGAGCTGGTTGAGAATGTCGTGCCTCGTTATCGAACTCATCAGGTTGAGCTTTTTATTTGCCTGGTAATACGCCTCCTGCACCTGCCGGAGTTCAGCCGTGCGTTCTTCGACACGGATCTCCAGTTCATTGTAGAGTTTATGGAGTTCCTTTTCAGATTTTTTGCGCTCGGTGATATCGATAAAGGCAATAAGGCTCTGTCGCGTCCCGGGGATCACGGACGTCATGACAATGATATCTTTTACTTCGCCAGTCTTATTCACAACATGGGATTCATAGGAA encodes:
- a CDS encoding PEGA domain-containing protein; its protein translation is MSIHYRTLVVACVILACLVLGIAPAAADTTQYRVYSEPSGASFCVDYHCGYSTPDDFGVSPNTWHTITVSMPGYQTWSTYEGVGDIGTEVINAILVPNPVSYGWLDLNPFEADIYIDGVYYGNGEQTIPLAPGSHTLLLKKPGYYDSTTRFSITAGETFPTAIGMEPYTQSPIYGDLQIQSVPPGAAVYVNNNYQGITYPGDPVYVTQLAPGTYTVSLSMQDYQTFTQTAVVQAGKTKQITASMVPVTPGAAPDTTGQLIVGSVPSGAGIYLDNKYSGVTPMVLANIPAGSHTLVLRQGGFAEWTSAVTVNGGSYTEISGTLVPGSTPAKPASVNPVPQPTKSGLPAVIPLAGLGICGFLVLLGKKE